A DNA window from Salvelinus namaycush isolate Seneca unplaced genomic scaffold, SaNama_1.0 Scaffold2690, whole genome shotgun sequence contains the following coding sequences:
- the LOC120039387 gene encoding transport and Golgi organization protein 1 homolog, translating to MVTSLPEHWKPGPDFYGVSCEPVLVTAGAGVFGFLFWRSILSVKSKSYLKMVDRMKKLEQEKEIIQKVAKLQQQGEELKEKQKLSENSATLSLEKIQELENIVQEMERQNEHLDLKSLLSHSILLYFTFKVFHIFFTSKVGKIPFQTFSAAGLFTFFSTIIL from the exons ATGGTCACCAGCCTGCCAGAGCACTGGAAGCCAGGTCCAGACTTCTACGGCGTGTCCTGTGAACCCGTGCTGGTCACTGCAGGTGCCGGGGTCTTCGGCTTCCTCTTCTGGAGGAGCATTCTATCT GTCAAAAGCAAGTCATATCTAA AGATGGTGGACAGGATGAAAAAGCTTGAACAAGAGAAGGAGATAATCCAAAAGGTCGCTAAACTGCAGCAACAG GGCGAAGAACTTAAAGAAAAGCAAAAGCTGTCTGAAAATTCTGCCACTTTATCTCTGGAGAAGATCCAGGAATTGGAG aatattgtgcaagagatggagagacaaaatGAGCACCTGGACTTAAAATCGTTACTTTCACATTCCATactattatattttacatttaaagtTTTCCATATCTTTTTTACGTCTAAAGTCGGAAAAATTCCTTTCCAAACTTTCTCCGCAGCTGGCCTTTTCACATTTTTCTCTACCATTATTTTATAG